One genomic segment of Methylorubrum populi includes these proteins:
- the soxC gene encoding sulfite dehydrogenase has translation MSDPKRISEPPPPPSRRSFLRTGLALGGAVGSGALAGRAAAADAKNLPPNVPEWSQTLGDGVVSRPYGRPSKFEADVIRRDVEWLTASRQSSVSFTPLHQLEGIITPNGLGFERHHGGIAEIDPAEHRLMIHGLVEKPLMLTLEDVKRFPRVNRIAFLECAANSGMEWKGAQLNGCQFTHGMVHCVMYTGVPLKVLLEEAGLKTNATWLLPEGADAAAMTRSVPMEKALDDAIVAYAMNGEALYPEHGYPLRLVLPGWQGNMWVKWLRRIKVGDEPWHTREETSKYTALLPDGRARRFTWVMDAKSVITNPSPQAPMRQKGFTVLSGLAWSGRGKIRSVDVSLDGGRNWRAARLDGPVLDKALTRFYYEFDWNGDELLLQSRAVDETGYVQPTKAALRQHRGLNSIYHNNGIQTWHVLPSGEIENVEVA, from the coding sequence GTTCCTGCGGACAGGTCTCGCCCTCGGCGGCGCCGTCGGCTCAGGTGCCCTTGCCGGCAGGGCCGCGGCGGCCGACGCCAAGAACCTGCCGCCGAACGTGCCCGAATGGTCGCAGACCCTCGGGGACGGTGTCGTCAGCCGCCCCTACGGCCGGCCGTCGAAGTTCGAGGCGGACGTGATCCGCCGCGACGTGGAGTGGCTCACCGCCTCGCGCCAGAGCTCGGTCAGCTTCACGCCGCTGCACCAGCTCGAAGGCATCATCACCCCGAACGGCCTCGGCTTCGAGCGCCACCACGGCGGCATCGCCGAGATCGACCCGGCCGAGCACAGGCTGATGATCCACGGCCTCGTCGAGAAGCCCCTGATGCTGACGCTGGAGGACGTGAAGCGCTTCCCCCGCGTCAATCGGATCGCCTTCCTCGAATGCGCGGCCAATTCCGGGATGGAGTGGAAGGGCGCCCAGCTCAACGGCTGCCAGTTCACGCACGGCATGGTCCACTGCGTGATGTACACGGGCGTGCCGCTCAAGGTCCTCCTGGAGGAGGCGGGCCTCAAGACGAACGCCACGTGGCTGCTGCCGGAAGGGGCCGACGCCGCGGCGATGACGCGCTCGGTACCGATGGAGAAGGCGCTCGACGACGCGATCGTCGCCTACGCCATGAACGGCGAGGCGCTCTACCCCGAGCACGGCTATCCGTTGCGCCTCGTCCTGCCCGGCTGGCAGGGCAACATGTGGGTGAAGTGGCTGCGCCGGATCAAGGTCGGCGACGAGCCCTGGCACACCCGCGAGGAAACGTCGAAGTACACCGCCCTGTTGCCGGACGGCCGGGCGCGGCGCTTCACCTGGGTCATGGACGCGAAGTCGGTGATCACCAACCCGAGCCCCCAGGCGCCGATGCGCCAGAAGGGCTTCACGGTGCTCTCGGGCCTCGCCTGGTCCGGGCGCGGCAAGATCAGGAGCGTGGACGTCTCCCTCGACGGAGGTCGCAACTGGCGCGCCGCGCGCCTCGACGGCCCCGTGCTCGATAAGGCGCTGACCCGCTTCTACTACGAGTTCGACTGGAACGGCGACGAGCTGCTGCTGCAATCGCGCGCCGTCGACGAGACCGGCTACGTCCAGCCCACGAAGGCGGCGCTCCGCCAGCACCGCGGGCTGAACTCGATCTACCACAACAACGGCATCCAGACCTGGCACGTGCTGCCCAGCGGGGAGATCGAGAATGTCGAGGTCGCGTAA
- a CDS encoding c-type cytochrome, whose amino-acid sequence MSRSRNGTLAALAVLFLTTAAAGAERLNIGRAATPEEIKGWDIDVRPDGKGLPVGKGTAALGETIFQERCASCHGEFGEGAGRWPELAGGAGTLKSDNPVKTVGSYWPYVTTVFDFVHRAMPFGAAQTLTPDETYSLTAYLLYLNDILKDQDFEVNEKNLATIRLPNEKNFFMDDRETAEKEFWTAKPCMKDCLPEAATITGRARILDVTPEKASEAAKQSPPVQ is encoded by the coding sequence ATGTCGAGGTCGCGTAACGGCACCCTGGCCGCTCTCGCGGTCCTCTTCCTCACGACCGCCGCCGCGGGCGCCGAGCGCCTGAACATCGGCCGTGCGGCGACGCCCGAGGAGATCAAGGGCTGGGACATCGACGTGCGTCCCGACGGCAAGGGGCTTCCCGTCGGCAAGGGCACGGCGGCGCTCGGCGAGACGATCTTCCAGGAGCGCTGTGCCAGTTGCCACGGCGAGTTCGGCGAGGGTGCCGGCCGCTGGCCGGAACTCGCCGGCGGTGCCGGCACGCTCAAGTCCGACAATCCGGTCAAGACCGTCGGCTCCTACTGGCCGTATGTCACGACGGTGTTCGACTTCGTGCACCGGGCCATGCCATTCGGGGCGGCGCAGACGCTGACGCCTGACGAGACCTACTCGCTGACGGCGTACCTTCTCTACCTCAACGACATCCTGAAGGATCAGGACTTCGAGGTGAACGAGAAGAACCTCGCCACCATCCGGCTGCCGAACGAGAAGAACTTCTTCATGGACGACCGCGAGACGGCGGAGAAGGAATTCTGGACGGCCAAGCCCTGCATGAAGGACTGCCTGCCCGAGGCGGCGACCATCACCGGTCGCGCGCGCATCCTCGACGTGACGCCCGAGAAGGCATCCGAGGCCGCCAAGCAGTCGCCGCCGGTCCAGTAG